From a single Pseudoalteromonas nigrifaciens genomic region:
- a CDS encoding exodeoxyribonuclease VII small subunit: MATKKPENLSFEQALEELTTIVSEMEQGDLSLEQSLKQFERGIALAGASSSKLQQAEQKVAILMGKDEKSVLTDFDNDME, translated from the coding sequence ATGGCGACTAAAAAACCTGAAAACTTAAGTTTCGAGCAAGCACTAGAAGAATTAACAACAATCGTTAGTGAAATGGAACAAGGTGATTTATCGCTTGAGCAGTCATTAAAACAGTTTGAGCGTGGCATTGCTTTAGCAGGCGCATCGTCTAGTAAGTTGCAACAAGCTGAGCAAAAGGTGGCTATTTTAATGGGCAAAGATGAGAAGTCTGTATTAACCGACTTTGATAATGATATGGAATAG